A single Defluviitalea saccharophila DNA region contains:
- the pta gene encoding phosphate acetyltransferase has protein sequence MDFLQSIKEKAKADKKTIVLPESLERRTLEATQIILQEELANVILVGNEETILAKAEGLDISGAEIVDPEQYIHMEEFIDTLVELRKSKGMTKEQAAKLLKDPLYFGVMMVKKGIADGMVAGAVNSTANVLRPSLQILKTAPNTKLVSSFFVMVVPDCEYGANGTFIFSDAGLVPNPNAEELAAIALSSAKSFNALVGEEPVVGMLSFSTKGSASHPDVDKVIEATKIAKELAPDLKLDGELQLDAAIVPSVGASKAPGSTVAGKANVLIFPDLDAGNIGYKLTQRLAKAEAYGPITQGIAKPVNDLSRGCSAEDIVGVVAITCVQAQLSE, from the coding sequence GTGGACTTTTTACAATCTATTAAGGAAAAAGCAAAAGCTGATAAAAAGACTATAGTTTTGCCAGAATCGTTAGAAAGAAGAACTTTAGAAGCAACCCAAATTATATTACAAGAAGAATTGGCTAATGTCATTTTAGTTGGAAATGAAGAAACTATCTTAGCAAAAGCAGAGGGCTTAGATATTTCTGGTGCAGAAATTGTTGATCCTGAGCAATATATTCATATGGAAGAATTTATTGACACATTGGTTGAATTAAGAAAAAGTAAAGGCATGACCAAAGAACAGGCAGCGAAACTGCTTAAAGACCCTCTTTACTTTGGAGTAATGATGGTTAAAAAAGGTATTGCTGATGGAATGGTAGCCGGTGCGGTAAACTCTACTGCTAATGTACTTCGACCCTCTCTTCAAATACTAAAAACAGCACCAAACACCAAATTAGTATCTTCATTTTTTGTAATGGTTGTGCCTGATTGTGAATATGGGGCAAACGGAACATTTATTTTTAGCGATGCAGGACTTGTTCCTAATCCGAATGCTGAAGAATTGGCGGCTATTGCCTTAAGTTCTGCAAAATCCTTTAATGCTCTTGTAGGAGAAGAACCTGTTGTAGGTATGCTTTCATTCTCTACTAAAGGCAGTGCAAGCCATCCTGATGTAGATAAGGTAATTGAAGCTACAAAAATCGCAAAAGAATTAGCACCGGATTTAAAATTAGATGGAGAATTGCAGCTTGATGCAGCTATCGTACCAAGTGTTGGTGCAAGTAAGGCACCGGGAAGCACTGTAGCTGGAAAAGCAAATGTTCTTATATTCCCAGATTTAGACGCAGGAAATATTGGGTATAAATTAACTCAAAGATTAGCTAAAGCAGAAGCATATGGTCCAATTACTCAAGGAATTGCAAAACCGGTTAACGATTTATCAAGAGGATGTTCTGCTGAAGACATCGTTGGTGTTGTTGCAATTACTTGTGTTCAAGCTCAATTATCCGAGTAA